Proteins encoded in a region of the Natronorubrum halophilum genome:
- the ileS gene encoding isoleucine--tRNA ligase: MSRFAEVDDQYDPAELEQRVFDYWDDVDAYEQTVEHREDGESYFFVDGPPYTSGSAHMGTTWNKSLKDVYLRFLRMQGYDVTDRPGYDMHGLPIETRVEERLGFENKKDIEEFGEENFIQECKDYADEQLEGLQDDFKSFGVWMDWDDPYRTVSPEYMEAAWWGFSKAADRGLVEKGHRSISQCPRCETAIANNEVEYEDVEDPSIYVKFDLVDREGSVVIWTTTPWTIPANTFTAVDPEGDYVGVRAEKDGEEELLYLAEAKHEEVLKEGRYEEYEVVEELTGEELIGWSYEHPLAEEVPNRVDAEGVFEVYAADYVDTHGDGTGLVHSAPGHGEVDFERGRELGFPIFCPVGGDGVYTAEAGKYEGQFVKEADPEITADLEDNGALLASGTVHHSYGHCWRCDTGILQIVTDQWFITITDVKDELLDNIEDSEWHPEWARDNRFRDFVEEAPDWNVSRQRYWGIPLPVWTPEDRDDDEDRIVISDREELAERVDQDIDPEDVDLHKDTVDDLTITDGDTTYTRVPDVFDVWLDSSVASWGTLDFPSDDSRFDELWPADFILEAHDQTRGWFWSQLGMGTAAMGESPYQEVLMHGHALMPDGRAMSKSKDILIDPHEAIDRHGRDVMRMFLLSNNPQGDDMRFSWDGMQTMENHLRTLWNVFRFPLPYMRLDGFEPGVATPSQRDEGGEAAEATTLDEVDEDLELIDEWVLARLQSTKDEMTEHFEEFRQDRALEALIEFVVEDVSRFYVQAVRERMWAEEDSGSKRAAYATIYRVLRESVALLAPYAPFISEEIYGTLTDDDGFDTVHMEDWPEVDDYWQDEQLEGDVAILRAIEEAGANARQQAGRKLRWPVPRVVVAADDQRVVEAVERHTTLLEDRLNARSIELVSPDDRWGELAYSAEADMSELGPAFGDRAGRVMNALNEARIEEPSLEAIESAVADVLEAGEEITEEMVSFVTQTPDGVAGTAFGLNGDDRGVAYVDASLTDDIESEGYAREVIRRVQEMRKDLELDVEERIALDLSIDDDRVASLVEERMDLIREEVRADEIGALEVDNGNRKEWEVEGVTMEIAIEPLAAAEASD, from the coding sequence ATGAGCAGGTTCGCCGAGGTCGACGACCAGTACGACCCCGCAGAACTCGAGCAGCGGGTGTTCGACTACTGGGACGACGTCGATGCCTACGAGCAGACGGTCGAGCACCGCGAGGACGGTGAATCGTACTTCTTCGTCGACGGCCCACCGTACACGTCGGGATCGGCGCACATGGGAACCACCTGGAACAAGTCCCTCAAGGACGTCTACCTGCGCTTCCTGCGGATGCAGGGGTACGACGTCACCGATCGACCGGGCTACGACATGCACGGGCTTCCGATCGAGACCCGCGTCGAGGAACGCCTCGGCTTCGAGAACAAGAAGGACATCGAGGAGTTCGGCGAGGAGAACTTCATCCAGGAGTGCAAGGACTACGCTGACGAGCAACTCGAGGGACTCCAGGACGACTTCAAGTCCTTCGGCGTCTGGATGGACTGGGACGACCCCTACCGGACGGTCAGTCCCGAGTACATGGAGGCCGCCTGGTGGGGCTTCTCGAAGGCCGCCGATCGCGGCCTCGTCGAGAAGGGGCACCGATCGATCTCCCAGTGTCCGCGGTGTGAGACCGCCATCGCGAACAACGAAGTCGAGTACGAGGACGTCGAGGATCCGTCGATCTACGTCAAGTTCGATCTCGTCGATCGCGAAGGCTCGGTCGTCATCTGGACGACGACGCCCTGGACCATCCCCGCAAACACGTTCACGGCCGTCGATCCCGAGGGCGACTACGTCGGGGTTCGCGCGGAGAAGGACGGGGAGGAGGAACTGCTGTACCTCGCCGAGGCGAAACACGAGGAAGTCCTCAAGGAAGGTCGCTACGAGGAGTACGAGGTCGTCGAAGAGCTCACCGGCGAGGAACTGATCGGCTGGTCGTACGAACACCCGCTCGCCGAGGAGGTCCCGAACCGCGTCGACGCCGAAGGCGTCTTCGAGGTCTACGCCGCCGACTACGTCGACACCCACGGCGACGGCACTGGGCTCGTCCACTCCGCACCCGGCCACGGTGAGGTCGACTTCGAGCGCGGTCGCGAACTCGGCTTCCCCATCTTCTGTCCCGTCGGCGGCGACGGCGTCTACACCGCGGAGGCCGGCAAGTACGAGGGCCAGTTCGTCAAGGAGGCCGATCCGGAGATCACGGCCGATCTCGAGGACAACGGCGCGCTCCTCGCGTCGGGCACCGTCCACCACAGTTACGGCCACTGTTGGCGGTGTGATACGGGCATCCTCCAGATCGTCACCGACCAGTGGTTCATCACGATCACGGACGTCAAAGACGAGTTGCTCGACAACATCGAGGACAGCGAGTGGCACCCCGAGTGGGCCCGGGATAATCGCTTCCGGGACTTCGTCGAGGAGGCACCCGACTGGAACGTCTCGCGACAGCGTTACTGGGGCATTCCGCTGCCGGTCTGGACTCCGGAAGATCGGGACGACGACGAGGATCGAATCGTCATCAGCGACCGCGAGGAACTCGCCGAGCGCGTCGATCAGGATATCGATCCCGAGGACGTCGACCTCCACAAGGACACCGTCGACGATCTGACGATCACCGACGGGGACACCACCTACACCCGCGTCCCCGACGTGTTCGACGTCTGGCTCGACTCCTCCGTCGCGTCGTGGGGCACCCTCGACTTCCCCTCGGACGACAGCCGCTTCGACGAACTCTGGCCCGCGGACTTCATCCTCGAGGCCCACGACCAGACGCGGGGTTGGTTCTGGTCTCAGCTGGGAATGGGCACCGCCGCGATGGGCGAGAGCCCGTATCAGGAGGTCCTGATGCACGGCCACGCGCTGATGCCCGACGGTCGCGCGATGAGCAAGTCCAAGGACATCCTGATCGACCCCCACGAGGCCATCGACCGCCACGGCCGAGACGTCATGCGCATGTTCCTGCTGTCGAACAACCCGCAGGGCGACGACATGCGCTTTTCCTGGGACGGCATGCAGACGATGGAGAACCACCTCCGGACGCTGTGGAACGTCTTCCGGTTCCCGTTGCCGTACATGCGCTTGGACGGGTTCGAGCCGGGCGTTGCGACTCCGTCGCAACGAGACGAAGGCGGCGAAGCCGCCGAAGCGACGACGCTGGACGAGGTCGACGAGGACCTCGAACTGATCGACGAGTGGGTGCTCGCCCGCCTGCAGTCCACGAAGGACGAGATGACCGAGCATTTCGAGGAGTTCCGTCAGGACCGCGCGCTCGAGGCGCTCATCGAGTTCGTCGTCGAGGACGTCTCGCGGTTCTACGTGCAGGCGGTCCGCGAACGCATGTGGGCCGAGGAGGACAGCGGCTCGAAGCGAGCCGCCTACGCGACGATCTATCGCGTGCTCCGGGAGAGCGTCGCCCTGCTCGCGCCGTACGCACCCTTCATCAGCGAGGAGATCTACGGGACGCTGACCGACGACGACGGGTTCGACACCGTCCACATGGAGGACTGGCCCGAAGTCGACGACTACTGGCAGGACGAGCAACTCGAGGGGGACGTCGCCATCCTCCGTGCGATCGAGGAAGCCGGCGCGAACGCGCGCCAGCAGGCCGGCCGCAAACTGCGCTGGCCCGTTCCGCGCGTCGTCGTCGCCGCCGACGACCAGCGCGTGGTCGAGGCCGTCGAGCGTCACACGACGCTGCTCGAGGATCGACTCAACGCCCGCAGTATCGAACTCGTCTCGCCGGACGACCGGTGGGGCGAACTCGCGTACAGCGCCGAAGCGGACATGAGCGAACTCGGCCCGGCCTTCGGCGACCGCGCCGGACGGGTCATGAACGCGCTCAACGAGGCCCGAATCGAGGAGCCGAGCCTCGAGGCGATCGAGTCGGCCGTCGCGGACGTGCTCGAAGCGGGCGAAGAGATCACCGAGGAGATGGTCTCGTTCGTCACCCAGACGCCCGACGGCGTCGCGGGGACCGCCTTCGGTCTGAACGGCGACGACCGCGGCGTCGCCTACGTCGACGCCTCGCTGACCGACGACATCGAGAGCGAGGGCTACGCTCGCGAGGTCATCCGGCGGGTACAGGAGATGCGAAAGGACCTCGAACTCGACGTCGAGGAGCGGATCGCGCTGGATCTCTCGATCGACGACGACCGCGTCGCCTCGCTGGTCGAGGAACGGATGGATCTCATCCGCGAGGAGGTCCGTGCGGACGAGATCGGTGCCCTCGAGGTCGACAACGGCAACCGAAAGGAGTGGGAGGTCGAAGGCGTGACGATGGAGATCGCGATCGAGCCGTTGGCGGCCGCTGAAGCATCAGACTGA
- a CDS encoding M61 metallopeptidase family protein: MSFRISVLVVVLLVSGAVPAGVAGGVDASAATGPDLGGGEPSVTTDVHGDSSATMADADEILHRTTELRHLPDRPGEFEAEMTFEVPESVSRLEITLESEADVRSVEGFEANGDGTYRWTEGTDEPTVRFTMPADRTGPVGYQHDGDGYTFVDTGDWGVVQVPGVGLSYRTPGSVTLGIEETVSVAGPGAAGTDVAFFGRVTEHERTVDGETIRLVVPDAADLRERPDDILESLATASGQLEVGSSDTEVFVVAVPTDVDWGPRGVQYGQSDAWVVADAPLEEASNVWLHEYVHVRQGFANPNVGTTTEVEWLVEAQADYYAGLLAYEQGLIRFSEFSQHLERGERSPYADGTLADPRSWEDERTDYVKGALVAGELDRRLRLASDGDRTLADVFRQLNAQHERVSETDLLTALEEAGGEAVRDAAERYTRTPETPDAWNRFEHGAAFELSRATIAYELGSAPIEVADRPWERWDRDELDGVGAGSTAGDTRTDRGVMAVPAGETVAVPVAIDNVDDRAGTADATLQVDGGIVDYERLRLEAGDGATETLSWTPTEPGVYDVSIGSDRLTVFVRSTSSLTVTELRVEPDGVDPGESVTATATVTNDGTYPAAGRLEFRTAAETAAGPPIALAPGEDGTVEARLAFDDEGRYELTAGGQSVTVTVGGLLGTVESMPGFGVGIVAAGLVLATVVLGRRRWREPPGR; the protein is encoded by the coding sequence GTGAGCTTCCGGATCTCCGTTCTGGTCGTGGTGCTGTTGGTATCCGGTGCCGTTCCGGCCGGTGTCGCAGGTGGTGTCGACGCTTCGGCCGCGACCGGTCCCGATCTCGGCGGTGGCGAACCGTCAGTCACGACCGACGTACACGGCGATTCGAGCGCGACCATGGCCGATGCGGATGAAATCCTCCACCGGACGACCGAACTCCGCCACCTGCCCGACCGACCGGGCGAGTTCGAAGCCGAGATGACGTTCGAGGTCCCGGAGTCTGTGAGCAGGCTCGAGATCACCCTCGAGTCCGAGGCCGACGTGCGCTCCGTCGAGGGGTTCGAGGCGAACGGAGACGGAACGTACCGGTGGACCGAGGGGACCGACGAGCCGACGGTCCGGTTTACGATGCCGGCCGATCGGACGGGACCCGTCGGCTACCAGCACGACGGGGACGGCTACACGTTCGTCGATACCGGTGACTGGGGCGTCGTGCAGGTTCCCGGCGTCGGTCTCTCTTACCGAACGCCCGGATCGGTCACCCTGGGTATCGAGGAGACGGTCAGCGTAGCTGGTCCCGGTGCGGCCGGCACCGACGTGGCCTTTTTCGGCCGGGTGACCGAACACGAACGGACCGTCGACGGCGAGACCATCAGGCTGGTCGTCCCCGACGCCGCCGACCTGCGAGAACGGCCGGACGACATCCTCGAGAGCCTCGCGACCGCGAGCGGGCAGCTCGAGGTCGGCTCGAGCGACACCGAGGTGTTCGTCGTCGCCGTTCCGACCGACGTCGACTGGGGGCCGCGGGGCGTCCAGTACGGGCAGTCGGACGCGTGGGTCGTCGCCGACGCCCCTCTGGAGGAGGCGAGCAACGTCTGGCTCCACGAGTACGTCCACGTCAGGCAAGGGTTCGCCAATCCGAACGTCGGCACGACGACCGAGGTCGAGTGGCTCGTCGAGGCACAGGCCGACTACTACGCCGGGTTACTCGCCTACGAGCAGGGATTGATCCGCTTCAGCGAGTTCAGCCAACATCTAGAGCGTGGCGAGCGATCGCCCTACGCGGACGGCACGCTCGCGGACCCACGAAGCTGGGAGGACGAACGCACCGACTACGTGAAGGGCGCGCTGGTCGCCGGCGAACTGGACCGCCGGCTGCGGCTGGCGAGCGACGGCGATCGGACCCTCGCCGACGTGTTCCGGCAGCTGAACGCCCAACACGAGCGGGTGAGCGAGACCGACCTCCTGACGGCGCTCGAGGAGGCAGGTGGCGAGGCGGTGCGAGACGCCGCCGAGCGGTACACGCGAACCCCGGAAACCCCCGACGCGTGGAACCGCTTCGAACACGGGGCCGCCTTCGAGCTGTCGCGGGCGACCATCGCGTACGAACTCGGGTCGGCACCGATCGAGGTCGCGGACCGGCCCTGGGAGCGCTGGGACCGCGACGAACTGGACGGTGTCGGGGCTGGGAGCACGGCCGGTGACACGCGGACCGACCGAGGCGTGATGGCGGTGCCGGCCGGCGAAACCGTCGCCGTTCCGGTCGCGATCGATAACGTCGACGACCGGGCCGGAACCGCCGACGCGACGCTGCAGGTCGACGGCGGTATCGTCGACTACGAACGGCTGCGCCTCGAGGCCGGCGACGGCGCGACCGAGACGCTCTCGTGGACGCCGACGGAACCCGGCGTCTACGACGTCAGCATCGGTTCGGATCGACTGACGGTGTTCGTTCGATCGACCTCGAGCCTGACCGTGACCGAGCTACGGGTCGAACCGGACGGCGTCGATCCCGGCGAGTCGGTGACGGCGACCGCGACGGTGACGAACGACGGCACCTACCCCGCCGCCGGCCGCCTCGAGTTCCGGACTGCGGCGGAAACGGCTGCCGGACCGCCGATCGCGCTCGCTCCCGGCGAGGACGGGACGGTCGAGGCGAGGCTCGCGTTCGACGACGAGGGGCGCTACGAACTCACCGCCGGCGGTCAGTCGGTCACGGTCACCGTCGGGGGCCTCCTCGGAACCGTCGAGTCGATGCCCGGATTCGGCGTCGGGATCGTCGCGGCGGGACTGGTGCTCGCGACAGTGGTGCTCGGTCGGCGTCGCTGGCGCGAGCCGCCGGGACGGTAG
- a CDS encoding heme NO-binding domain-containing protein yields MHGIIHKTLKEYVVAKTDAETWEMIVDRVDLEPTLYLPISSYDDHEIDRILETLSSMAVQNGRQIERDFGRTLAPELLTTFNAHFRDDWDLFDVLEHLESITAGVGAATNANSLPTVSGTRVSAERVRVTYRTDRERVHCGLAQGILEGLADAFDGETTVTETACVRDGDETCAFRVERQ; encoded by the coding sequence ATGCACGGAATCATTCACAAGACTCTCAAAGAATACGTCGTCGCGAAGACCGACGCAGAGACGTGGGAGATGATCGTCGACCGCGTCGACCTCGAGCCGACGCTATATCTCCCCATCTCCTCGTACGACGATCACGAGATCGATCGCATCCTCGAGACGCTGTCGTCGATGGCGGTGCAGAACGGACGACAGATCGAGCGCGACTTCGGCCGAACGCTCGCTCCCGAACTCCTGACGACGTTCAACGCCCACTTCCGTGACGATTGGGACCTGTTCGACGTTCTCGAACACCTCGAGTCGATCACCGCCGGTGTCGGCGCAGCGACCAACGCGAACTCGCTGCCGACCGTGTCCGGTACGCGCGTGTCGGCCGAACGCGTCCGCGTTACGTACCGGACCGATCGGGAGCGGGTCCACTGCGGGCTGGCACAGGGAATTCTCGAGGGACTCGCCGACGCCTTCGACGGCGAGACGACGGTTACGGAGACGGCCTGCGTTCGCGACGGCGACGAGACGTGTGCGTTTCGGGTGGAGCGGCAGTGA
- a CDS encoding ribose-phosphate diphosphokinase produces MTTIVSGSASQALAAGLARELEEPLAAVEYDRFPDGELLASVPGFDDDRAIVVASTVSSDAHLELLQLQDAVREAGAAEVVTVLPYMGYGRQDDAFEAGHPVSARAVARAISTGADRILTVNPHERAVCDFFEPTATAVDAAGRLADPLPDALEDPVFLSPDAGATDLAETVRDAYGDGETDYFEKTRHSGTAVEITPSDVDVAGRDVVVTDDIIATGSTMSEAVGVLRDRGVGRVFVTCVHPLLANNAVTKLSRAGVEAIYGTDTIERQTSAVSVAPALAARF; encoded by the coding sequence ATGACCACTATCGTCAGCGGCTCCGCGTCCCAGGCGCTCGCCGCTGGGCTCGCCCGCGAACTCGAGGAACCGCTCGCCGCCGTCGAGTACGACCGATTTCCCGACGGCGAACTGCTCGCTTCCGTACCCGGCTTCGACGACGACCGCGCGATCGTCGTCGCCTCGACCGTCTCGAGCGACGCCCATCTCGAACTGCTTCAACTGCAAGACGCTGTCCGGGAAGCCGGTGCGGCGGAGGTCGTCACCGTCCTGCCGTACATGGGCTACGGCCGACAGGACGATGCCTTCGAGGCGGGCCACCCCGTCTCCGCGCGGGCGGTCGCCCGCGCGATCTCGACCGGCGCGGATCGGATACTGACCGTCAATCCCCACGAGCGAGCGGTGTGTGACTTCTTCGAGCCCACGGCGACCGCTGTCGACGCGGCGGGACGGCTGGCCGACCCGCTCCCCGACGCCCTCGAGGATCCCGTCTTCCTCTCTCCCGATGCGGGGGCGACGGATCTCGCCGAGACGGTCCGGGACGCCTACGGCGACGGCGAGACGGACTACTTCGAGAAGACGCGCCACTCCGGAACGGCGGTCGAGATCACCCCCAGCGACGTCGACGTGGCCGGCCGCGACGTCGTCGTGACGGACGATATCATCGCGACGGGGTCGACCATGAGCGAAGCCGTCGGCGTCTTACGGGATCGCGGCGTCGGCCGCGTCTTCGTCACCTGCGTCCACCCGCTGCTCGCGAACAACGCCGTCACGAAACTCTCTCGAGCCGGCGTCGAGGCGATCTACGGGACGGACACGATCGAGCGACAGACGAGCGCCGTCTCGGTCGCACCGGCGCTTGCGGCCCGGTTCTGA
- a CDS encoding HVO_0234 family beta-propeller protein, whose translation MDSIEEKRVYGDREGAVEAYVASSIGVVRVRVAGDTVGEFGLCNRCNARDIAATGGTVAIATDEDVRILQLEGARDEATEADATFVGTGFGPAVAVGYDGAELVAAGPDGDVFRLPGGADADATGGEWEPVESDGVATVRAIDGDLVGTDAGVYRVHDGGLDHAGLTDVRDVSANGVPLAATADGLYKLGNGWMETLEGPFETVDADPHSERGRLARAHAVSGTTVYAYDADDETWREYDRSNAPIVGFGYGPTAYAVTERGTFLAATPGDGNGPWRSRTLGVGDVTGLVVPRGDYRSH comes from the coding sequence ATGGATTCGATCGAGGAGAAGCGCGTCTACGGCGACCGCGAGGGAGCCGTCGAGGCGTACGTCGCGAGTTCGATCGGTGTCGTCCGCGTTCGCGTTGCCGGCGACACCGTCGGGGAGTTCGGCCTCTGCAACCGTTGTAACGCTCGCGATATCGCGGCGACTGGCGGTACCGTCGCCATCGCGACGGACGAAGACGTCCGGATCCTGCAACTCGAGGGTGCCCGCGACGAGGCGACCGAAGCGGATGCGACCTTCGTCGGAACCGGGTTCGGTCCCGCGGTCGCCGTCGGTTACGACGGCGCGGAACTGGTCGCGGCCGGACCCGACGGCGACGTGTTCCGCCTGCCAGGGGGCGCGGACGCCGACGCGACCGGCGGGGAGTGGGAGCCCGTAGAGAGCGACGGCGTCGCGACGGTCCGAGCGATCGACGGCGACCTCGTCGGGACCGACGCGGGCGTCTACCGCGTCCACGACGGCGGTCTCGACCACGCCGGCCTCACGGATGTCCGGGACGTCTCCGCGAACGGCGTTCCCCTCGCCGCCACCGCCGACGGGCTCTACAAACTCGGCAACGGCTGGATGGAAACGCTCGAGGGACCGTTCGAAACCGTCGATGCGGACCCGCACTCGGAACGGGGTCGACTGGCTCGAGCCCACGCGGTTTCCGGAACGACGGTTTACGCGTACGACGCCGACGACGAAACGTGGCGGGAGTACGACCGCTCGAACGCTCCGATCGTCGGATTCGGATACGGTCCAACGGCGTACGCCGTTACGGAACGGGGGACGTTCCTCGCGGCGACGCCAGGGGATGGAAACGGTCCGTGGCGCTCGCGAACGCTCGGTGTCGGTGACGTGACCGGACTTGTCGTTCCCCGCGGCGACTATCGTAGCCACTGA